From the Apis cerana isolate GH-2021 linkage group LG3, AcerK_1.0, whole genome shotgun sequence genome, one window contains:
- the LOC107998241 gene encoding sulfotransferase 1E1-like, translating to MTLEPPKYEYLNKENTKKMLKIFKGERTGWVLVGAKKWFFPHKYTIEGKGFYNFKARPDDIWVLSYPRSGTTWTQELVWLLSNNLDFKRARTELLTERFPFLEFSMFNHPEVTHEFLELNKGDKNKEELCKKIAQPGYDILEKIPSKRFIKSHFPFSLLPNILESGCKIIYVARNPKDVAVSWYYLNKAIKTQGYIGDFTTFWYYFQNNLTPWSPYWEHLKEAWTHRNHPNVLFMFYEEMQYDFSKAIKKIAKFLEKDYTEEEIKKVENYLNIKNFRNNPMVNLSELKKCDIITSGTFVRKGQNNGWKDMFTEELNAKANKWIEENLKGSDFSFPYN from the exons ATGACTCTTGAACCACCGAAATACGAATATTTgaacaaagaaaatacaaaaaaaatgttaaaaatatttaagggTGAGAGAACAGGTTGGGTGCTTGTAGGTGCAAAAAAATGGTTTTTCCctcataaatatacaatagaaGGTAaaggattttataattttaaggcTAGACCAGATGATATTTGGGTTTTATCTTATCCTAGATCCG gtaCAACATGGACTCAAGAATTAGTCTggttattatcaaataacttAGATTTTAAAAGAGCAAGAACAGAACTCTTAACAGAACGATTTCCATTTCTTGa atTTAGTATGTTCAATCATCCTGAGGTAACACATGAATTTTTAGAACTAAATAaaggagataaaaataaagaagaattatgtaaaaaaattgcacaacCAGGATATGATATCTTAGAAAAAATACCTTCTAAGAGGTTCATAAAATCACATTTTCCATTTAGTTTATTACCCAACATTTTAGAAAGTGGTTGTAAg ataatatatgtTGCAAGAAATCCAAAAGATGTTGCTGTTTCAtggtattatttaaacaaagcaATTAAAACCCAAGGATATATAGGTGATTTTACAACATTTTGGTATTACTTCCAAAATAATCTTA cACCATGGAGTCCCTATTGGGAACATTTAAAAGAAGCATGGACACATAGAAATCATCCAAATGTTTTATTCATGTTTTATGAAGAAATGCAATAT gatttttcaaaagcaattaaaaaaattgctaaatttcttgaaaaagatTACACTGaggaggaaataaaaaaagtagaaaattatttaaatattaaaaattttcgaaataatccaATGGTAAATTtatcagaattaaaaaaatgtgatattaTAACATCAGGAACATTTGTTAGAAAAGGCCAAAATAATGGATGGAAGGACATGTTCACTGAAGAACTTAATGCTAAAGCTAATAAAtggatagaagaaaatttgaaaggaaGTGATTTTAGTTTtccttataattaa
- the LOC107998072 gene encoding uncharacterized protein LOC107998072 isoform X2: protein MELGEGEAQICRLCGQCESIYIDVFGEEGTKRFLGLKIHTRINILIDERDPLPKAICVQCLGKLEFVCDFQEECLRTQQVLRDRYILPSLTEIAEVKTEVTPSTSTYNNNNDTNINLNSSNDEDIQKVDQHVLRTTTKTQKNTKNQQVKGNEETSKDQTNIQNTSEKNIENAQIQKCDTTPTRWLRSRQSIETTVTNETATDTPIANRLRSHDNTTTELTVSPRSCSKENSEKLTGKQDPHTIQIPTSALNKLLSIVSNSPNIEVSVKESRNQSSDIEDISFTVELCKKESDDVATARARVFPDQGSCLVDKAIVGLLQNQSCVEVNSIINTIIDSSLKNGNSTKLEDSAEFEQKWQASQNPKELFKIDGEEIRVDDNVEHVVTNNQNGYSCKLCRKFYERKDKCMVHVKTHLGIKQYTCILCNAKFVCKSDVMKHIRCTHTNPRPIQCPKCPKRFKSKFYLMEHDNVHKGVRPYSCTDCGQSYHHKVSLQLHMKSHLPPQNLACEYCGKVFPYRTRLLSHIASVHLKNRRNFRCRFCYNLYSSLSVLNEHIKTRHATTYTCEVCNKTFKVASKYKAHVLQHSNPKPFVCNVCNNRYASKAFLNEHLSKHEGLRKHICQKCGARFAQASHLAAHRHVHGEKEHACPECGRKFNRRDNMKVKENDGLPQVVCIRCLGTLEFLCDFYERCHLTQKEFLKTSQNQNIINEKLLKNSTNDTESDKENDVPFVNETKWKAKVLSPDNLKKSKNYLSENNTLSRTENKEENNDHIDNNISIDNVHLITQTQLNNIISKNQSIMKNVISHENTSKNDQHSANNLKENILEKNINCITRSTNNLNTSQINETKVNINLDQPIRRKRGRKSKLEKIREVNLTTNYKKKIQNHLSDKKRDNVNNEYKRYCLRAICTTTKSDSVNNNATITSKPQVKQTEVEQVPINRSMNTNYTKGNKTDTMINKLTIIESDDKNSIRSNNLKDTEKNSENNKAISIIVKQEKGEAEISPRQLNQLVLNDKLLNQNQKSKVNQEKTNLICVLMEKTENIENIETNLITEQNITKYPDIKISDYNNQQSKIFTEQNRMTITKSSQSKNMTNLKIMQEDSTKLNNTIDVTDQNTKTELECNLNEHSLPQQLSQNSFNKNQNKNRSFGKISELISDEQKRTIESYYTVDMSIVNSEEVQKNITIINKKNIRCNICGTFYLRMDKCQVHIWGHLQMKPYQCKACDFATVTVSNVRCHIRKSHLKIKPFACHLCEKRYVTAILLEEHINTHTGARPYKCKLCDFASSSRQILSYHNATHKPLKDINCKICGKEFYSRSRLRAHMIVHNKDKAVMCKLCSAYLSNAEALKTHYKNIHMQDYVCNICGSCCCKI, encoded by the exons ATGGAGTTAGGGGAGGGAGAAGCTCAAATTTGTCGACTTTGCGGTCAATGTGAGAGTATATACATTGATGTGTTCGGTGAAGAAGGCACCAAACGATTTTTAGGcttaaaaattcatacaaGAATCAACATTCTG ATAGATGAAAGGGATCCTCTGCCCAAGGCGATCTGCGTTCAATGTCTGGGCAAACTCGAATTTGTTTGCGACTTCCAAGAGGAGTGTCTTCGCACCCAACAAGTGTTACGCGATCGATACATTCTACCATCCTTAACAGAGATT GCTGAAGTAAAGACTGAAGTTACACCAAGTACATCAAcatacaacaacaacaatgacaccaatataaatcttaattcttCAAATGATGAGGACATTCAAAAAGTAGATCAACATGTTCTAAGAACAACTACAAAAACTcaaaaaaatacgaagaatCAACAAGTAAAAGGCAATGAAGAAACTTCCAAAGATCAaactaatattcaaaatacgagtgaaaaaaatattgagaatgcacaaattcaaaaatgtGACACAACTCCTACACGATGGCTTAGAAGTAGACAAAGTATAGAAACAACTGTTACAAATGAAACAGCTACTGATACACCAATTGCAAATAGACTTAGAAGTCATGATAATACTACTACAGAATTAACTGTTAGTCCACGTAGTTGTTCTAAGgaaaatagtgaaaaattGACTGGAAAACAAGATCCACATACTATTCAAATTCCAACATCAGCATTGAATAAACTTCTCAGTATTGTATCAAATTCTCCAAATATTGAAGTTTCTGTGAAAGAATCTAGAAATCAAAGCAGCGATATTGAAGATATTAGTTTCACTGTAGAATTATGTAAAAAGGAAAGTGATGATGTAGCTACTGCTCGAGCACGAGTATTTCCAGATCAAGGTTCCTGTTTGGTTGATAAGGCTATAGTTGGCCTTTTACAAAATCAAAGTTGTGTAGAagttaatagtataataaacaCAATTATTGACAGTAGTCTGAAAAACGGCAATTCGACAAAATTAGAAGATTCAGCTGAATTTGAACAAAAATGGCAAGCTTCTCAAAATCCGAAGGAACTTTTCAAGATTGATGGAGAAGAAATTCGTGTCGATGATAATGTTGAACACGTCGttacaaataatcaaaatggTTATTCTTGTAAATTGTGTCGTAAGTTTTATGAACGCAAAGACAAATGTATGGTTCATGTGAAAACACATCTTGGTATTAAACAATACACATGTATTCTATGCAACGCTAAATTTGTATGTAAGTCTGATGTTATGAAACATATTCGATGCACGCATACTAATCCGAGACCAATACAATGTCCAAAATGTCCAAAGAGATTCAAGTCAAAGTTCTATTTAATGGAACACGATAATGTACATAAAGGTGTGAGACCTTATTCTTGTACAGATTGCGGTCAAAGTTACCATCATAAAGTATCGTTACAACTTCATATGAAATCACATTTACCTCCGCAGAACTTAGCATGCGAATATTGTGGCAAAGTATTTCCGTATCGTACGAGATTATTAAGTCACATAGCTAgtgtacatttaaaaaatcgtcGCAATTTTAGATGTCGATTTTGTTACAATCTTTATTCAAGTCTTTCAGTTTTGAATGAACATATTAAAACGCGTCATGCGACTACATATACTTGTGAAGTTTGTAATAAAACGTTTAAAGTCGCGTCCAAATATAAGGCTCATGTATTACAACATTCAAATCCTAAGCCATTCGTATGTAATGTTTGTAATAATAGATATGCATCCAAAGCATTCCTAAATGAACATCTATCAAAACACGAAGGGCTGAGGAAACATATCTGCCAAAAATGTGGTGCAAGATTCGCTCAAGCTAGTCATCTGGCTGCACATCGGCACGTGCACGGTGAAAAAGAGCACGCTTGTCCGGAATGTGGGCGAAAGTTTAATAGGCGTGATAACATGAAG GTAAAAGAGAATGATGGATTGCCACAAGTTGTTTGTATACGATGTTTGGGCACACTGGAATTTCTATGCGATTTTTACGAGCGTTGTCATCTTACgcaaaaggaatttttaaaaact agccaaaatcaaaatataataaatgagaaattattgaaaaattccacTAATGATACAGAATCAGATAAAGAAAACGATGTTCCATTTGTAAATGAAACTAAATGGAAAGCAAAAGTTTTATCAcccgataatttaaaaaaatcaaaaaattatttatctgaaaataatacattatccaGAAccgaaaataaagaagaaaacaatgatcatatagataataatatttctatcgatAATGTTCATTTGATTACACAAAcacaattaaacaatataatttctaaaaaccaatctataatgaaaaatgtaatttcacaTGAAAATACATCAAAAAATGATCAACATAGtgctaataatttaaaagaaaatattttggaaaaaaatataaattgcataacaagatcaacaaataatttaaatacatctcaaataaatgaaacaaaagttaatataaatttagatcaACCTATACGACGTAAAAGAGGACGAAAaagtaaattagaaaaaataagagaagtaAATTTAACAACAAactataaaaagaagattcaAAATCATCtaagtgataaaaaaagagataatgttaataatgaaTACAAAAGATATTGTTTACGTGCTATTTGTACCACTACTAAGTCTGATagtgtaaataataatgctaCAATCACATCTAAACCACAAGTTAAACAAACAGAAGTTGAACAGGTGCCAATAAATAGATCAATGAATACAAATTACACCAAAGGTAATAAAACTGATACAATGATTAATAAACTAACTATAATTGAAtctgatgataaaaattcaataagatctaataatttgaaagatacagaaaaaaattctgaaaataataaagcgaTATCGATTATTGTAAAACAAGAGAAAGGGGAAGCAGAAATTTCTCCTAGACAATTGAATCAATTAGTTCTTAATGATAAACttcttaatcaaaatcaaaagtcAAAagtaaatcaagaaaaaacaaatttaatatgtgtattaatggaaaaaactgaaaatattgaaaatattgaaacgaatTTGATAACAGaacaaaatattactaaatatcctgatataaaaatttccgaTTATAACAATcaacaatcaaaaatatttacagaacAAAATCGAATGACTATTACAAAGTCTTCACAATCTAAAAATatgacaaatttaaaaataatgcaagAAGAttctacaaaattaaataatacaattgatgTAACAGATCAGAATACTAAAACTGAATTAGAATGTAATCTTAATGAACATTCATTGCCTCAACAATTAAGtcaaaatagttttaataaaaatcaaaataaaaatagatcattTGGCAAAATTTCCGAATTGATAAGTGACGAACAAAAACGAACTATTGAAAGTTATTATACAGTGGATATGTCGATTGTAAACTCAGAAgaagtacaaaaaaatataacaataattaataaaaaaaacatacgtTGCAATATTTGTGGTACTTTTTACCTTAGAATGGATAAATGTCAG gTACATATTTGGGGACATTTACAAATGAAACCCTATCAATGTAAAGCTTGTGATTTTGCTACAGTTACTGTTAGTAATGTTCGTTGTCATATCAGAAAAAgtcatttaaagattaaaccATTTGCGTGCCATCTTTGTGAAAAGCGATATGTAACTGCCATTTTATTAGAAGAACATATTAATACTCATACAGGAGCCCGTCCATATAAATGCAAGCTTTGTGACTTTGCAAGTTCCAGTAGACAAATATTAAGTTACCATAATGCTACTCATAAACCATTAAaa gatattaattgtaaaatttgcgGTAAAGAGTTTTATTCAAGAAGTAGATTACGTGCACATATGATTGTACACAACAAGGACAAAGCTGTTATGTGTAAATTATGTTCTGCTTATTTATCTAATGCAGAAGCATTAAAAACGCATTACAAGAACATTCATATGCAAGATTATGTCTGTAATATCTGTG GTTCATGCTGCTGCAAGATTTAA
- the LOC107998072 gene encoding uncharacterized protein LOC107998072 isoform X1 translates to MELGEGEAQICRLCGQCESIYIDVFGEEGTKRFLGLKIHTRINILIDERDPLPKAICVQCLGKLEFVCDFQEECLRTQQVLRDRYILPSLTEIAEVKTEVTPSTSTYNNNNDTNINLNSSNDEDIQKVDQHVLRTTTKTQKNTKNQQVKGNEETSKDQTNIQNTSEKNIENAQIQKCDTTPTRWLRSRQSIETTVTNETATDTPIANRLRSHDNTTTELTVSPRSCSKENSEKLTGKQDPHTIQIPTSALNKLLSIVSNSPNIEVSVKESRNQSSDIEDISFTVELCKKESDDVATARARVFPDQGSCLVDKAIVGLLQNQSCVEVNSIINTIIDSSLKNGNSTKLEDSAEFEQKWQASQNPKELFKIDGEEIRVDDNVEHVVTNNQNGYSCKLCRKFYERKDKCMVHVKTHLGIKQYTCILCNAKFVCKSDVMKHIRCTHTNPRPIQCPKCPKRFKSKFYLMEHDNVHKGVRPYSCTDCGQSYHHKVSLQLHMKSHLPPQNLACEYCGKVFPYRTRLLSHIASVHLKNRRNFRCRFCYNLYSSLSVLNEHIKTRHATTYTCEVCNKTFKVASKYKAHVLQHSNPKPFVCNVCNNRYASKAFLNEHLSKHEGLRKHICQKCGARFAQASHLAAHRHVHGEKEHACPECGRKFNRRDNMKVKENDGLPQVVCIRCLGTLEFLCDFYERCHLTQKEFLKTSQNQNIINEKLLKNSTNDTESDKENDVPFVNETKWKAKVLSPDNLKKSKNYLSENNTLSRTENKEENNDHIDNNISIDNVHLITQTQLNNIISKNQSIMKNVISHENTSKNDQHSANNLKENILEKNINCITRSTNNLNTSQINETKVNINLDQPIRRKRGRKSKLEKIREVNLTTNYKKKIQNHLSDKKRDNVNNEYKRYCLRAICTTTKSDSVNNNATITSKPQVKQTEVEQVPINRSMNTNYTKGNKTDTMINKLTIIESDDKNSIRSNNLKDTEKNSENNKAISIIVKQEKGEAEISPRQLNQLVLNDKLLNQNQKSKVNQEKTNLICVLMEKTENIENIETNLITEQNITKYPDIKISDYNNQQSKIFTEQNRMTITKSSQSKNMTNLKIMQEDSTKLNNTIDVTDQNTKTELECNLNEHSLPQQLSQNSFNKNQNKNRSFGKISELISDEQKRTIESYYTVDMSIVNSEEVQKNITIINKKNIRCNICGTFYLRMDKCQVHIWGHLQMKPYQCKACDFATVTVSNVRCHIRKSHLKIKPFACHLCEKRYVTAILLEEHINTHTGARPYKCKLCDFASSSRQILSYHNATHKPLKDINCKICGKEFYSRSRLRAHMIVHNKDKAVMCKLCSAYLSNAEALKTHYKNIHMQDYVCNICGKHVKSRKALHNHQNVHAAARFKCTLCPNVYKTSQILKEHLLKHEGIRKYKCNICEKSFGQQSHLAAHMAVHSNIRFHCPGCDKPFNRQDNMKIHTKRCKPFLANPNLKNLLNKRERTISFNNITELTAELKNGNVTNSISQVPLKNENDKTLVKTVEEKQKTVINLCKLGLNISCIKPTNNKMTSDHVTNSFEKNVIKITDNNDKLISENEKLLVFENILGPESY, encoded by the exons ATGGAGTTAGGGGAGGGAGAAGCTCAAATTTGTCGACTTTGCGGTCAATGTGAGAGTATATACATTGATGTGTTCGGTGAAGAAGGCACCAAACGATTTTTAGGcttaaaaattcatacaaGAATCAACATTCTG ATAGATGAAAGGGATCCTCTGCCCAAGGCGATCTGCGTTCAATGTCTGGGCAAACTCGAATTTGTTTGCGACTTCCAAGAGGAGTGTCTTCGCACCCAACAAGTGTTACGCGATCGATACATTCTACCATCCTTAACAGAGATT GCTGAAGTAAAGACTGAAGTTACACCAAGTACATCAAcatacaacaacaacaatgacaccaatataaatcttaattcttCAAATGATGAGGACATTCAAAAAGTAGATCAACATGTTCTAAGAACAACTACAAAAACTcaaaaaaatacgaagaatCAACAAGTAAAAGGCAATGAAGAAACTTCCAAAGATCAaactaatattcaaaatacgagtgaaaaaaatattgagaatgcacaaattcaaaaatgtGACACAACTCCTACACGATGGCTTAGAAGTAGACAAAGTATAGAAACAACTGTTACAAATGAAACAGCTACTGATACACCAATTGCAAATAGACTTAGAAGTCATGATAATACTACTACAGAATTAACTGTTAGTCCACGTAGTTGTTCTAAGgaaaatagtgaaaaattGACTGGAAAACAAGATCCACATACTATTCAAATTCCAACATCAGCATTGAATAAACTTCTCAGTATTGTATCAAATTCTCCAAATATTGAAGTTTCTGTGAAAGAATCTAGAAATCAAAGCAGCGATATTGAAGATATTAGTTTCACTGTAGAATTATGTAAAAAGGAAAGTGATGATGTAGCTACTGCTCGAGCACGAGTATTTCCAGATCAAGGTTCCTGTTTGGTTGATAAGGCTATAGTTGGCCTTTTACAAAATCAAAGTTGTGTAGAagttaatagtataataaacaCAATTATTGACAGTAGTCTGAAAAACGGCAATTCGACAAAATTAGAAGATTCAGCTGAATTTGAACAAAAATGGCAAGCTTCTCAAAATCCGAAGGAACTTTTCAAGATTGATGGAGAAGAAATTCGTGTCGATGATAATGTTGAACACGTCGttacaaataatcaaaatggTTATTCTTGTAAATTGTGTCGTAAGTTTTATGAACGCAAAGACAAATGTATGGTTCATGTGAAAACACATCTTGGTATTAAACAATACACATGTATTCTATGCAACGCTAAATTTGTATGTAAGTCTGATGTTATGAAACATATTCGATGCACGCATACTAATCCGAGACCAATACAATGTCCAAAATGTCCAAAGAGATTCAAGTCAAAGTTCTATTTAATGGAACACGATAATGTACATAAAGGTGTGAGACCTTATTCTTGTACAGATTGCGGTCAAAGTTACCATCATAAAGTATCGTTACAACTTCATATGAAATCACATTTACCTCCGCAGAACTTAGCATGCGAATATTGTGGCAAAGTATTTCCGTATCGTACGAGATTATTAAGTCACATAGCTAgtgtacatttaaaaaatcgtcGCAATTTTAGATGTCGATTTTGTTACAATCTTTATTCAAGTCTTTCAGTTTTGAATGAACATATTAAAACGCGTCATGCGACTACATATACTTGTGAAGTTTGTAATAAAACGTTTAAAGTCGCGTCCAAATATAAGGCTCATGTATTACAACATTCAAATCCTAAGCCATTCGTATGTAATGTTTGTAATAATAGATATGCATCCAAAGCATTCCTAAATGAACATCTATCAAAACACGAAGGGCTGAGGAAACATATCTGCCAAAAATGTGGTGCAAGATTCGCTCAAGCTAGTCATCTGGCTGCACATCGGCACGTGCACGGTGAAAAAGAGCACGCTTGTCCGGAATGTGGGCGAAAGTTTAATAGGCGTGATAACATGAAG GTAAAAGAGAATGATGGATTGCCACAAGTTGTTTGTATACGATGTTTGGGCACACTGGAATTTCTATGCGATTTTTACGAGCGTTGTCATCTTACgcaaaaggaatttttaaaaact agccaaaatcaaaatataataaatgagaaattattgaaaaattccacTAATGATACAGAATCAGATAAAGAAAACGATGTTCCATTTGTAAATGAAACTAAATGGAAAGCAAAAGTTTTATCAcccgataatttaaaaaaatcaaaaaattatttatctgaaaataatacattatccaGAAccgaaaataaagaagaaaacaatgatcatatagataataatatttctatcgatAATGTTCATTTGATTACACAAAcacaattaaacaatataatttctaaaaaccaatctataatgaaaaatgtaatttcacaTGAAAATACATCAAAAAATGATCAACATAGtgctaataatttaaaagaaaatattttggaaaaaaatataaattgcataacaagatcaacaaataatttaaatacatctcaaataaatgaaacaaaagttaatataaatttagatcaACCTATACGACGTAAAAGAGGACGAAAaagtaaattagaaaaaataagagaagtaAATTTAACAACAAactataaaaagaagattcaAAATCATCtaagtgataaaaaaagagataatgttaataatgaaTACAAAAGATATTGTTTACGTGCTATTTGTACCACTACTAAGTCTGATagtgtaaataataatgctaCAATCACATCTAAACCACAAGTTAAACAAACAGAAGTTGAACAGGTGCCAATAAATAGATCAATGAATACAAATTACACCAAAGGTAATAAAACTGATACAATGATTAATAAACTAACTATAATTGAAtctgatgataaaaattcaataagatctaataatttgaaagatacagaaaaaaattctgaaaataataaagcgaTATCGATTATTGTAAAACAAGAGAAAGGGGAAGCAGAAATTTCTCCTAGACAATTGAATCAATTAGTTCTTAATGATAAACttcttaatcaaaatcaaaagtcAAAagtaaatcaagaaaaaacaaatttaatatgtgtattaatggaaaaaactgaaaatattgaaaatattgaaacgaatTTGATAACAGaacaaaatattactaaatatcctgatataaaaatttccgaTTATAACAATcaacaatcaaaaatatttacagaacAAAATCGAATGACTATTACAAAGTCTTCACAATCTAAAAATatgacaaatttaaaaataatgcaagAAGAttctacaaaattaaataatacaattgatgTAACAGATCAGAATACTAAAACTGAATTAGAATGTAATCTTAATGAACATTCATTGCCTCAACAATTAAGtcaaaatagttttaataaaaatcaaaataaaaatagatcattTGGCAAAATTTCCGAATTGATAAGTGACGAACAAAAACGAACTATTGAAAGTTATTATACAGTGGATATGTCGATTGTAAACTCAGAAgaagtacaaaaaaatataacaataattaataaaaaaaacatacgtTGCAATATTTGTGGTACTTTTTACCTTAGAATGGATAAATGTCAG gTACATATTTGGGGACATTTACAAATGAAACCCTATCAATGTAAAGCTTGTGATTTTGCTACAGTTACTGTTAGTAATGTTCGTTGTCATATCAGAAAAAgtcatttaaagattaaaccATTTGCGTGCCATCTTTGTGAAAAGCGATATGTAACTGCCATTTTATTAGAAGAACATATTAATACTCATACAGGAGCCCGTCCATATAAATGCAAGCTTTGTGACTTTGCAAGTTCCAGTAGACAAATATTAAGTTACCATAATGCTACTCATAAACCATTAAaa gatattaattgtaaaatttgcgGTAAAGAGTTTTATTCAAGAAGTAGATTACGTGCACATATGATTGTACACAACAAGGACAAAGCTGTTATGTGTAAATTATGTTCTGCTTATTTATCTAATGCAGAAGCATTAAAAACGCATTACAAGAACATTCATATGCAAGATTATGTCTGTAATATCTGTGGTAAACACGTCAAGTCTAGAAAAGCTTTGCATAATCATCAGAAT GTTCATGCTGCTGCAAGATTTAAATGTACTCTTTGcccaaatgtatataaaactagccaaatattaaaagaacatCTTTTAAAACACGAAggtattagaaaatataaatgtaatatttgtgaaaaatcatTTGGTCAACAATCTCATTTAGCTGCTCATATGGCAGTGCACAGTAATATTAg ATTTCATTGTCCTGGATGTGATAAGCCTTTTAATCGGCAAGACAATATGAAAATACATACTAAACGATGCAAACCATTTTTGGCAAATccaaatctaaaaaatcttttaaataaaagagaaagaactatatcgtttaataatataacagaaTTAACTGCAGAATTGAAGAATGGAAATGTAACAAATTCAATATCTCAAGTTCCTCTCAAAAATGAGAATGATAAAACATTAGTAAAGACtgtagaagaaaaacaaaagacTGTAATAAATCTCTGCAAATTAGGATTAAATATCTCTTGCATTAAaccaacaaataataaaatgacttCGGATCATGTTacaaattcttttgaaaaaaatgtaattaagatTACAGataacaatgataaattaatttcagaaaatgaaaagttgttagtttttgaaaatattttaggaCCAGAaagttattaa
- the LOC107998242 gene encoding GTPase Era, mitochondrial — translation MIIFKIKQYVFQSELYFLKRFFFYSCIWNTNNQENIISKLNHKSELYHENKKLLKVAILGLPNAGKSTLVNKLIHRSICPTSSKVHTTIHKAEAIHTEGNTQIIFMDTPGLVMAKEIKTYKLLKTFDEDIKNAITDADVIGIIQDVTNVYTRYKLEDFVLNYIKNKVKDIPLLMIFNKVDKLKKKNILLDLTRMLTNNSNYPKFDDIFMISALNEDGVDDLRTYLLDIAKVKNWKYKEEFYTDQSTKTIIEETVRAKLLDILPCEMPYKVKIIIDHLEFGDDNINIFLTLDCPKKRYVRTLLKMKSHKIKCLAFDVEKELRHAFRTTVIVRINVKCTSS, via the exons atgataatatttaagattaaacaATACGTATTTCAatctgaattatattttttaaaacgattttttttctactcttGTATTTGGAATACCaataatcaagaaaatattatttcaaaattaaatcataaatcagaattatatcatgagaataaaaaattgttaaaagttGCAATTCTAGGTTTACCAAATGCAGGAAAAAGTACATTAGTGAATAAACTTATACATAGATCT atATGTCCAACATCTTCAAAAGTACATACCACAATACATAAAGCAGAAGCAATACATACTGAGGGAAATACACAAATTATATTCATGGATACTCCAGGATTAGTAATGgctaaagaaattaaaacttataaattattaaaaacatttgatgaagatattaaaaatgcaatcACTGATGCAGATGTTATTGGAATAATACAAGATGTTACTAATGTATATACTAGATATAAATTGGAGGATTTtgttcttaattatataaaaaataaagtaaaagatATACCATTattgatgatatttaataaagtagataaattaaagaaaaaaaatatattattagatctTACAAGAATGTTaacaaataatagtaattatccaaaatttgatgatatttttatgatatctgCATTAAATGAAGATGGAGTGGATGATTTAAGg acttATCTGCTTGATATAgctaaagtaaaaaattggaaGTATAAGGAGGAATTTTATACTGATCAATCAACTAAAACTATAATAGAAGAAACAGTTAGAGCTAAGTTATTGGATATACTTCCATGTGAAATGCCATacaaagtgaaaataataattgatcattTAGAGTTTGGAgacgataatattaatatctttttaacattAGATTGCcctaaaaaaagatatgtaagaactttattaaaaatgaaatctcaTAAAATTAAGTGCTTAGCATTTGATGTAGAAAAGGAATTACGTCATGCATTTAGAACTACTGTAATTGTacgtataaatgtaaaatgtacaAGCAGTTAA